The following are encoded together in the Candidatus Binatia bacterium genome:
- a CDS encoding glycosyltransferase family 9 protein: protein MQEGLAGAGAATGAPRHILIVRLGAIGDCLRVLPSVALLRRAFPAAEIGWVVSDTAAPVLEGNPLLDRVHIVRRRALKAGAWSAWKELRRAGGELAASGYDVAIDFHTRLRSGYLVRASAAPLRIGLGLRSGTEANFLFTNCHVSLDDKYENRVVRFMRLLHPLGIEPDLAPPLANLGLWIPPEIAEAASATFDEAGRPVVAVFPGTSDHRAGDRWPAERWQQVVAALGEQGVGCMVLWGPGEMDIAAAVAAASPRAVLAPPTSLVEMMALVGRFGLYLGANTAALHMAWMQQVPAVVLAGGRPWRTDRPLSPARSVMLSAGGVEPSRKLRGSAARAAVEGIRVEEVLAAARTLLAG from the coding sequence ATGCAGGAGGGCCTGGCCGGTGCGGGCGCGGCCACTGGCGCGCCCCGGCACATACTCATCGTGCGGCTCGGCGCGATCGGCGACTGCCTTCGCGTGCTGCCTTCCGTGGCGCTCCTTCGCCGGGCCTTCCCGGCGGCTGAGATAGGGTGGGTCGTTAGCGATACCGCGGCTCCGGTCCTCGAGGGGAACCCGCTTCTCGACCGGGTCCACATCGTCCGTCGCCGTGCGCTCAAGGCCGGCGCCTGGTCCGCGTGGAAAGAACTTCGCCGCGCGGGCGGCGAGCTTGCCGCTTCCGGCTACGACGTCGCGATCGACTTCCATACGCGCCTGAGAAGCGGCTATCTCGTCCGGGCCAGCGCCGCGCCGCTGAGGATCGGGCTCGGGCTGCGCTCCGGGACGGAAGCGAACTTCCTCTTTACCAATTGCCACGTAAGCCTCGACGATAAATACGAAAATCGTGTCGTTCGATTCATGAGGCTGCTGCATCCTCTCGGTATCGAGCCCGACCTCGCCCCGCCGCTGGCAAACCTCGGTCTCTGGATCCCGCCTGAGATAGCGGAGGCGGCCTCGGCGACTTTTGACGAGGCAGGCCGCCCGGTCGTTGCAGTCTTTCCCGGCACCAGCGATCACCGCGCCGGCGACCGCTGGCCCGCGGAGCGCTGGCAGCAGGTGGTTGCCGCTCTCGGCGAGCAGGGAGTCGGGTGCATGGTGCTGTGGGGGCCCGGCGAGATGGACATCGCCGCGGCAGTTGCTGCCGCTTCGCCGCGGGCCGTGCTGGCTCCGCCGACGAGCCTGGTCGAGATGATGGCACTCGTCGGCCGCTTCGGTCTCTACTTGGGCGCCAATACGGCGGCGCTGCACATGGCCTGGATGCAGCAGGTCCCGGCCGTCGTCCTGGCCGGGGGCAGGCCGTGGAGGACTGACCGGCCGCTTTCACCGGCGCGGTCGGTGATGCTGAGCGCCGGCGGCGTCGAGCCCTCGCGAAAGCTGAGGGGCAGTGCGGCGCGGGCCGCGGTCGAAGGCATCCGGGTCGAGGAAGTGCTCGCCGCAGCACGCACCCTGCTGGCCGGCTGA
- a CDS encoding DUF4254 domain-containing protein, which yields MDRSPDEIVALHDRLLLRWEDAEKDSAQAGADLAAMILPPVLSDEALLEERIEVAHFANFVIWRLEDEARLREIPDSRVAALKRAIDPWNQRRNDLMEAIDVVYLAQFSNVDVAGARLHSESAGMIIDRLSILALKIHNLEKVAIDAAADDDIATVEESRHRRELLSQQRADLGACLAALLDDFAAGRSCFRCWRQLKAYNDERLNRALRAETRAKAAQPAQGQRG from the coding sequence ATGGACCGTTCCCCCGACGAAATCGTCGCGCTCCACGACCGCCTGCTGCTGCGCTGGGAGGATGCCGAGAAGGACAGCGCGCAGGCCGGCGCCGACCTTGCCGCGATGATCCTGCCACCGGTCTTGTCGGACGAAGCACTGCTCGAAGAACGGATCGAAGTCGCGCATTTTGCGAACTTCGTGATCTGGCGCCTCGAGGACGAGGCCCGCCTTCGCGAGATCCCCGACAGCCGCGTCGCTGCGCTCAAGCGCGCGATCGATCCGTGGAACCAGCGTCGCAACGACCTGATGGAAGCGATCGACGTGGTCTATCTCGCGCAGTTCTCGAACGTCGATGTCGCGGGCGCGCGTCTTCATTCGGAAAGCGCCGGCATGATCATCGATCGCCTGAGCATCCTTGCGCTGAAGATCCACAACCTCGAGAAGGTCGCCATCGATGCGGCCGCGGACGATGACATCGCGACGGTCGAGGAGAGCCGCCACCGCCGCGAGCTGCTGAGCCAGCAGCGCGCCGACCTCGGCGCCTGCCTGGCGGCGCTGCTCGACGATTTTGCGGCGGGACGCAGCTGCTTTCGCTGCTGGCGCCAGCTCAAGGCTTACAACGACGAGAGGCTGAACCGCGCGCTGCGGGCGGAGACCCGCGCGAAGGCTGCCCAGCCGGCGCAGGGGCAGCGCGGCTGA
- a CDS encoding alpha/beta hydrolase, which produces MKTDARTIEVDANGIRFVAFELGSGPLLLCLHGFPDDATTWRRQMAPFADAGYRVVAPYMRGYAPTSAAPGGIYQTAALGRDAAALVEALSPDQQAVVFGHDWGALAAYGAALFAPSRIRKLVAAAVAYGPRLTTAFATNYAQQKRSWYMFFFQTLMAEMAVSHDDLRFIRNLWSDWSPAWKYTDADIAPVLQTLARPGVLEAALGYYRCLFDPSRQDPALMADQMRLGMEPITVPTLYLHGSNDGCMGLELCEGMEEAFPGGLEKTVIDGAGHFMHCEKPEQVNARVLEFIGLAD; this is translated from the coding sequence ATGAAAACCGATGCCAGGACCATCGAAGTCGATGCGAACGGCATCCGCTTCGTCGCCTTCGAGCTGGGCAGCGGTCCGCTGCTGCTGTGCCTGCACGGTTTCCCCGACGACGCGACGACGTGGCGCCGCCAGATGGCGCCGTTCGCCGACGCGGGCTATCGCGTCGTCGCGCCGTACATGCGCGGGTATGCGCCGACGTCGGCGGCGCCCGGCGGCATCTACCAGACCGCCGCGCTCGGGCGCGACGCCGCGGCGCTGGTCGAGGCCCTGTCGCCGGACCAGCAGGCCGTCGTGTTCGGTCACGACTGGGGCGCACTGGCGGCGTACGGTGCTGCGCTGTTCGCGCCGTCACGCATCCGCAAACTGGTTGCCGCCGCCGTCGCTTACGGCCCGCGCCTGACCACTGCGTTCGCGACGAACTACGCGCAGCAGAAGCGGTCCTGGTACATGTTCTTCTTCCAGACCCTGATGGCCGAAATGGCCGTTTCCCACGACGACCTTCGCTTCATCCGCAACCTGTGGAGCGACTGGTCGCCGGCGTGGAAGTACACCGACGCAGACATCGCGCCGGTTCTGCAAACGCTAGCCCGGCCCGGGGTGCTCGAAGCGGCCCTCGGCTATTACCGCTGCCTGTTCGACCCTTCGCGCCAGGACCCCGCGCTCATGGCCGACCAGATGCGGCTCGGCATGGAGCCGATCACGGTGCCGACGCTGTACCTGCACGGCTCCAACGACGGCTGCATGGGACTGGAGCTTTGCGAAGGAATGGAGGAGGCGTTCCCCGGCGGCCTCGAAAAGACTGTGATCGACGGTGCCGGACACTTCATGCACTGTGAGAAGCCCGAGCAGGTAAATGCGCGAGTTCTAGAGTTTATCGGATTGGCGGACTGA